GGTGAGTACGTCGAGCACGCCCACCAGCCTAGGCCTCCCGGTTACGCGGTCAGACCTTGGACCTTCGCGTCTTCGGCCGCGCGCTGCACAGCGGCGGTTCCCTTGATGGCTGCCGCCTTAGATTCGTAGGCTTCTCCAGTGGCGACCACCTCACCGTTGCCTGCCTTCAACCGGAAGCGGAACTTTCCCGCCTTGTCTTCGTCGACCTCGAATTTTCCTGCCATTTTGGGCTCCTTTTCGCTTTGCGATTACATGGGTCCCGTGGACGTTTCTCCCGCGCGCCCAGTGGTTTGGTGCGCGCCGACTTCGTATTGATTACGGGTTGGCTGTAAAACCGCAGGAACTCTGCAGCGGCGGAGTCAGCTCCCGCTTCTCGACGGCTCGGGCAGCGCGTCGGTAGTAAACCGCAGGAACTCTGCAGCGGCGGAGTCAGCTCCCGCTTCTCGACGGCTCGGGCAGCGCGTCGGTAGTAAACCGCAGGAACTCTGCAGCGGCGGAGTGGGTGTTCGCTTTTCGACGCCGTGCGGGCAGCGTAGGCCAAAAAGGTGTGCCCGAACACTTGACATCGAACAAACGTGCCACTAACTTGGAAGGTGAGGTGTTCGAACACAGTTTTGGGGGACATGATGACGACGACACTCGACCACACAACCGACCGTATCTACACCTACACTTACGCAGGTCAAGAGAGCGATATTGTCCAGCGTATACGCTCATGCCAAATATGGGCCGTGCAGTCACCCGCCGAAATGCTCATTGCACTATCCGAGTTTGACTACCTTCGACTCGCAGAAACATTCGGGGAATCTAGCACCGCCGGTTGGCTCGCCCGCGAGACCCGCATCGCACCGTCAACAGCCTTCGAATACGTCGGGGTAGCACGCCAACTGCCCGACTTCCCCCTGTTGACCGAGGCGTTTCGCGACGGTGCGATTTCCTACTCCACGATTCGCTACCTGTTGAAATACCTCACAGCTGAGAACGAAGCTGACCTTGTCGCTCTCGCGCGGAAACTCTGTTTTACCGAACTGAAAAAAGCCCTCGCCGGCATCGAACGCACCGGCATAGACACCGTCGAGAACGACTACCACCACGACGTTCGCGTAACCGACAACGGAGACGTGGTCATCACCGCCCGGCTCAACCCCGTCGACGGGGCGGCGTATCCCACGGCGCTAAAGATCGCCCAACTAGCCAACTACGGCCTCGACGACATCACCGGAGACGATCTCGCTGACGACGAGACAATCGACGATGTCCTCGACGACTTACTCGCCGACAAACAGTCCCAACCCGAGCAACCCCCGGGTGAAGAAATCGAACCCGACTCCCAGCACACCCGCCCGAACCTTACCCAGCAGCTCAGCCGCGGCGTTTCGCGTTTCGGCCCGCCCGTCAAGGCCGACATGTACGCTGCGCTGTTGTCGATGGTGCACATGGTGCGCACAAACCCGGTCAGTGACCTGCGGGTGCCGGGAGCGCACGTCAACATCATGATGACAACCAACGGGCGTGCCTGGCTGCCCGGCAACGTCGCCGCACCGTCGAAGATGCTGGAAAACTACGTCAACAACGCGTTCGTGCGGCTGCACCTGCTCGACCAAAACGGGTTAAGCGTGCACGTGGGGCGCAAACGCCGCTTCGTCACCGACGGTCAACTCGCCGCCTTGCTGGCCACCTGGGGCTACGAGTGCGCCATGCCAGGATGCAACCACACCCGGTTTACAGAAGTCCACCACATCACCGAATGGTCCGAAGGAGGCGCCACTGACCTCGACAACCTGATCCCACTGTGCTCCGCCTGCCACTCCAGGATAAGCAACGGGCTCGTGCACATCACCACCAACGGGCGCGACATCGAATTCAGATTCCTCGGCGGACGCCGATACATCTCCCACGCCCACCAGCTCCCCGAACCCGCCGAACCCTACACCGGACCCCTCAAACCCCACCCACCTCAACACCGCGCCAACAACTTCAACGACCCCGAAGAACCCGACGTGTTCGCCGACTAACGGGGGCCAGCCAGCGGCGCGTAACTGAACAACATGGACCCGCCCCATGCCAACGCAAGTGCGGTGACAACAGCCCACGTCAGCATCGCTTTGCCGTTCAGCCCGAGCACGGGGATGAGCTCGGGGCCCCGCGCCCCGCGCATCACCTTGAGTGTGGACGCGACCGCGAGGGGGAGGGCGACGAGTGCAATCAGGACTGGAAGATAGGCGATTGCGAGGACGAAACTTGCCGCGAAGGGGGTGAGGGTGAGGAACGTGAAAACGCGGCGAGCGCGGACGTCGCCCAGCCGCACCGCGAGTGTGTTCTTGCCGGCGACCGCATCGGTGGGGATGTCGCGGATGTTGTTAGCCAGGTTCACGGCGGCCGAGATGGAGCCGATAGCGACAGCGATAAGGAACCCTACCCAGGTCACGGATCCGGACTGGGTAAACTCCGTGCCCATTACCGCGACAAGGCCGAAGAAGATGAACACAGCGACCTCACCGAGGCCCTGGTAGCCGTAAGGATTCTTCCCGCCGGTGTAGAACCAGGCAGCGGCGATGCAGAGCGCCCCCACGAGCACGAGCCACC
This window of the Corynebacterium qintianiae genome carries:
- a CDS encoding YegP family protein; this translates as MAGKFEVDEDKAGKFRFRLKAGNGEVVATGEAYESKAAAIKGTAAVQRAAEDAKVQGLTA
- a CDS encoding HNH endonuclease signature motif containing protein: MLIALSEFDYLRLAETFGESSTAGWLARETRIAPSTAFEYVGVARQLPDFPLLTEAFRDGAISYSTIRYLLKYLTAENEADLVALARKLCFTELKKALAGIERTGIDTVENDYHHDVRVTDNGDVVITARLNPVDGAAYPTALKIAQLANYGLDDITGDDLADDETIDDVLDDLLADKQSQPEQPPGEEIEPDSQHTRPNLTQQLSRGVSRFGPPVKADMYAALLSMVHMVRTNPVSDLRVPGAHVNIMMTTNGRAWLPGNVAAPSKMLENYVNNAFVRLHLLDQNGLSVHVGRKRRFVTDGQLAALLATWGYECAMPGCNHTRFTEVHHITEWSEGGATDLDNLIPLCSACHSRISNGLVHITTNGRDIEFRFLGGRRYISHAHQLPEPAEPYTGPLKPHPPQHRANNFNDPEEPDVFAD
- a CDS encoding 1,4-dihydroxy-2-naphthoate polyprenyltransferase, with the translated sequence MMEAMTAPNHSATVRDWWQAARPHTWANAFAPVVAGTGAAAFHGGAHLGRALLALIVSWALIVGVNYANDYSDGIRGTDDDRTGPARLTASGSVPPERVKSAAFVSFFVAAAAGVILAVMSAWWLVLVGALCIAAAWFYTGGKNPYGYQGLGEVAVFIFFGLVAVMGTEFTQSGSVTWVGFLIAVAIGSISAAVNLANNIRDIPTDAVAGKNTLAVRLGDVRARRVFTFLTLTPFAASFVLAIAYLPVLIALVALPLAVASTLKVMRGARGPELIPVLGLNGKAMLTWAVVTALALAWGGSMLFSYAPLAGPR